The sequence below is a genomic window from Escherichia marmotae.
CACCCGTCCGCCACTCGTCAGCAAAGAAGCAAGCTTCTTTCTGTTACCGTTCGACTTGCATGTGTTAGGCCTGCCGCCAGCGTTCAATCTGAGCCATGATCAAACTCTTCAATTTAAAAGTTTGATGCTCAAAGAATTAAACTTCGTAATGAATTACGTGTTCACTCTTGAGACTTGGTATTCATTTAGCGTCTTGCGACGTTAAGAATCCGTATCTTCGAGTGCCCACACAGATTGTCTGATAAATTGTTAAAGAGCAGTGCCGCTTCGCTTTTTCTCAGCGGCGCGGGGTGTGCATAATACGCTTTCCCGCTACAGAGTCAAGCATTTTTTCGCTTTTCTCTGTCGAAGTTCTCAGGAGAACCCCGCTGACCCGGCGGCTTATTTGCCGTTGTTCCGTGTCAGTGGTGGCGCATTATAGGGAGTTATTCCGGCCTGACAAGAGGAAATTTAAAATAATTTTCCGAATGCGTGTTTTTTATTCTTTGTGCTTATTTCATCATCGGTTTGTTGGTTAAATGGGCGATTTCTCGGGCAAAATTCGCTACCTGTTCCCAATCGGTATAGACAACTTCTTTGCGCGTATCCGTTTCTCCGCCAGACATCTTCATAATCAGCTTGATCATAAAGCGGTCGTACCAACGGTAGCGTGGATAACGCAGCGCCCCAGCGATAACCGCGCAGCGATCGGGACGCCATTGTGAATTCATCAAAAACTTCCGCGCGTAGCTGTTGGTCTGCACAGTACGCTTCTCCGGTTTGCGCGCCACCAGGTTCACCGAGTAAAAGGCGCTCGGCATGGAGTTCAAGCGTGTGGCATGCGTTTTGACAAACTCCTGGAACGCAGAATGGTAATGACCGTAGCGAATAGATGCACCAATTACCACGCAGTCGTAGTTTTCCCATTCTGGTTCTTCGGTGCGATGCAAGTTGACAACATCCGCCTGGCTCCCCAGTTCTTTCAATTCCGAAGCCAGATACGAGGCAATCTCGCGCGTTTGTCCATCCCTTGTTGAGAAAAGAATTAATGTTTTCACGTATTACTCCATCATTCACGCCAGAAAGTCGGGGTAAAGAGCACCAGCAATGTAAAGACCTCGAGACGACCAAATAGCATATTGGCAATCAGGATCCATTTAGCCACCGGATTCATGCTGGTAAAGTTATCAGCAACCACACCAAGCCCTGGCCCCAGGTTATTCAATGTCGCAACAACCGACGCAAAGGCAGAAAAGTCATCCACACCAGTGGCGATAATCGCCAGCATACTGACAATAAAAACTAACGCATAAGCAGAGAAGAATCCCCACACGGCTTCAAGGATGCGTTCCGGCAATGCGCGGTTCCCTAGCTTAATGCTATAAACAGCATTCGGATGCACCAGACGTTTCAGCTCACGGTTCCCCTGTTTGAACAACAGCAGAATGCGGATCACTTTCAGGCCACCGCCCGTTGACCCGGCGCAACCACCGATAAATGCAGAGCACAACAGCAGTACCGGCAAAAAGAGCGGCCAGCGGGCAATGCTGTCGGTCGTAAACCCGGCGGTCGTCGCCATCGACACCACCTGGAAAAATGCCTGGTTAATCGTCATCAGCGCCGAACTGTAGACATTATGAAACCACAGTACGAGTGTACAAATAACCACCAGCGTAAACTGTACGCCGATAAACATGCGAAATTCCGGATCGCGCCAGTAAACCTTCAGACTACGCCCACTTAACAGCGAGAAGTGCAGACCGTAGTTACAGCCGGAGATCAGCAAGAAAATAGCAATAATAGTGTTAATGGTCGGGCTATCGAAATAGCCAACACTAGCATCATGTGTCGAGAAACCACCAATAGCGATTGTCGCAAAGCTATGACCGATGGCATCAAAGGCATCCATTCCAGCAAACCACAGCGCCAGCGCACAGGCGACGGTCAACAGAACATAAATCAACCACAAAGTTTTTGCCGTTTCCGCAATACGCGGGCGCATTTTGTTATCTTTCAGCGGGCCGGGCATTTCCGCGCGATAGAGCTGCATTCCACCTACACCGAGAATAGGCAGTATCGCGACTGCTAACACGATGATCCCCATCCCGCCAAACCATTGCAGCATCTGGCGATAAAAGAGGATGGCATGAGGGAGTGAGTCCAACCCCACCAGCGTCGTTGCGCCTGTGGTGGTCAGACCGGAGAAGGATTCAAAAAACGCATCTGTAATGGTGAGGTTCGGGCTTTCCGAGAAGATAAAAGGGAGCGCACCGACACTACCCAGCACGGTCCAGAACAGCACCACAATCAGAAACCCTTCGCGGGATTTCAGCTCGCCCTTCTCTTTACGGTTCGGCCACCACAGCATGGAGCCAATCGCGAGGGCGACAAAAAAGGTCTGGGTAAATGCGCGGCCCGCCCCATCCCGGTAGATGAGCGCTACCAGCCCAGGGATAATCATGGTCCCTGAAAATAAGATGACCAGTAGTCCAACGATTCGGGTTATGGCGCGAAAATGCATCTCTGCCGCTTCCTTAGTTCTGCAAAATGAAGTGGGGATTATTCTTCAATCGCTAACAATTGCAATGAACCACGGCTAAAATCCGCCAGCTTTGCGGAAAATTCAGCCACTTTCGCCGCCGGAAGCGCCACCCGCAGCAGAACGAATGCCTGATAATCGCTGGTAATAACTTTGCCGTCACACTGCCCCAGCAACGCTTCAATACCGGTTAACTGACTATATTCACATTGCAAAGTATATTCGGTTAATGGCGTCTTGCGTTGGGTCGTTAGCTGGCGCAGTGCCTGACTCACTCCGCCGCCATAAGCTTTCACTAACCCACCGGTGCCCAGCAATATGCCGCCGTAGTAGCGCACCACCACGGCGGTAATTTCCCCGACGCCGCTGCCCATCAGTTGGGCGAGCATCGGTTTACCTGCCGTTCCCGCCGGTTCACCGTCATCGGAGAAGCCCAGTTGTTGTGAATCGTCAGGCGCCCCCGCCACCCACGCCACGCAATGGTGGCGAGCATCGGGGTGTTCTGCCCGTACTGATTCAACAAACGCTTTCGCCGCCTCGACGCCATCGGTATGTGCCAACAGCGTAATGAAGCGGCTTTTTTTGATCTCTTCAACGACCGTGACCGGTGCCACAGGAATTAACCAGCTTTCCATCACGCCAGCTTCAAATCCCGGGTCATGTTTTCCACGTTATTTTCGTGGATCACCACGTTGTCTTCGATACGAATGCCGCCGAACGGTTTCAGTGCTTCAATTTTCTGCCAGTTGAAGTGTTTGCTGAACTGCCCTTCACGCCACGGAGCCAGCAGCGATTCGATGAAGTAGATACCCGGTTCAATGGTTAACACCATCCCCGGCTGGAGAATACGAGTGCAGCGCAGGTACGGATATTTTGCCGGTGCCGCGAGATGCGTACCACTATCATCCTGCATAAAACCGGCTACGTCATGCACCTGCAGGCCAAGCGGATGCCCGATACCGTGCGGCATAAACGGCCCGGTAAGATCGTTTTCGACCATCGCTTCTTCACTCATATCAGTGATGATTTGGTGTTTACGCAACAGTTTAGCGATGCGCTGATGGAACTGGATGTGGTAATCCACATAGCTGACACCCGCCTTCATGGTGGCGATCAGCGCCAGTTGTTCATCATTAACGTCTTTCACCAGTTGCGCATAGTCATTGTCGCTTTTTGCCGACCAGGTACGAGTCAGGTCAGCCGCATAGCCGTTATATTCGGCCCCGGCGTCCAGCAGGAAGCTGCGCATCTCTTCCGGCGCCTGATGATCCAGTTTGGTGTAATGCAACACCGCAGCATGTTCGTTAAGCGCCACAATGTTGCTGTAAGGTACGTCGGTATCACGATGGCCGGTCGCGGTCAGGTAGGCGATGTTGATATCGAACTCGCTCATACCGGAACGGAAGGCTTCTTCTGCCGCGCGATGACCATTGACCGCCATTTTCTGCGCTTCACGCATACAGGTCAGTTCGTACTCGGTTTTGAAAGAACGGTAGTAATGCAGGTAGTCAATGACCCCTTTCGGGTTGATGTTGCTGGCCTCAATGCCCAGTTGCAGCGCACGTTCCGGCACCGGACCAATATAACCGATATTGCCGCGCGCGGCAGGCAGTTGGCTACCAATACCATCAGCTTTCGGCAGCGCGATCACTTCCACATCTTCAGTCCAGAAGGAGGTCGGCAGCGGTTCGACGTTGTGCCAGTAATCAACCGGCAGATAAAACCACAGTTTCGGTTTGTTCACGCCATCCACCAGCAACCAGCAGTTTGGCACCTGAGTTACCGGCACCCATGCTTTGAATTGCGGGTTCACTTTAAACGGATAGGGATGATCGTCGAGAAAAACGTTGAACAGCTCGCCAGAGTGAATAAGTAATGCATCCAGCTTGAAGCGCGCCAGCGCATCGCGAGTCCGTTCTTGCAAGGTAGCTATATGATTTTTATAAAGCGAGGCCAGTGATTCCATTTTTTACCCTTCTGTTTTTTGACCTTAAGTCTCCGCATCTTAGCACAACGTTCATACAGAGCGTGATTTCTGCCGA
It includes:
- the hemG gene encoding menaquinone-dependent protoporphyrinogen IX dehydrogenase, with the translated sequence MKTLILFSTRDGQTREIASYLASELKELGSQADVVNLHRTEEPEWENYDCVVIGASIRYGHYHSAFQEFVKTHATRLNSMPSAFYSVNLVARKPEKRTVQTNSYARKFLMNSQWRPDRCAVIAGALRYPRYRWYDRFMIKLIMKMSGGETDTRKEVVYTDWEQVANFAREIAHLTNKPMMK
- the trkH gene encoding Trk system potassium transporter TrkH is translated as MHFRAITRIVGLLVILFSGTMIIPGLVALIYRDGAGRAFTQTFFVALAIGSMLWWPNRKEKGELKSREGFLIVVLFWTVLGSVGALPFIFSESPNLTITDAFFESFSGLTTTGATTLVGLDSLPHAILFYRQMLQWFGGMGIIVLAVAILPILGVGGMQLYRAEMPGPLKDNKMRPRIAETAKTLWLIYVLLTVACALALWFAGMDAFDAIGHSFATIAIGGFSTHDASVGYFDSPTINTIIAIFLLISGCNYGLHFSLLSGRSLKVYWRDPEFRMFIGVQFTLVVICTLVLWFHNVYSSALMTINQAFFQVVSMATTAGFTTDSIARWPLFLPVLLLCSAFIGGCAGSTGGGLKVIRILLLFKQGNRELKRLVHPNAVYSIKLGNRALPERILEAVWGFFSAYALVFIVSMLAIIATGVDDFSAFASVVATLNNLGPGLGVVADNFTSMNPVAKWILIANMLFGRLEVFTLLVLFTPTFWRE
- a CDS encoding IMPACT family protein produces the protein MESWLIPVAPVTVVEEIKKSRFITLLAHTDGVEAAKAFVESVRAEHPDARHHCVAWVAGAPDDSQQLGFSDDGEPAGTAGKPMLAQLMGSGVGEITAVVVRYYGGILLGTGGLVKAYGGGVSQALRQLTTQRKTPLTEYTLQCEYSQLTGIEALLGQCDGKVITSDYQAFVLLRVALPAAKVAEFSAKLADFSRGSLQLLAIEE
- the pepQ gene encoding Xaa-Pro dipeptidase codes for the protein MESLASLYKNHIATLQERTRDALARFKLDALLIHSGELFNVFLDDHPYPFKVNPQFKAWVPVTQVPNCWLLVDGVNKPKLWFYLPVDYWHNVEPLPTSFWTEDVEVIALPKADGIGSQLPAARGNIGYIGPVPERALQLGIEASNINPKGVIDYLHYYRSFKTEYELTCMREAQKMAVNGHRAAEEAFRSGMSEFDINIAYLTATGHRDTDVPYSNIVALNEHAAVLHYTKLDHQAPEEMRSFLLDAGAEYNGYAADLTRTWSAKSDNDYAQLVKDVNDEQLALIATMKAGVSYVDYHIQFHQRIAKLLRKHQIITDMSEEAMVENDLTGPFMPHGIGHPLGLQVHDVAGFMQDDSGTHLAAPAKYPYLRCTRILQPGMVLTIEPGIYFIESLLAPWREGQFSKHFNWQKIEALKPFGGIRIEDNVVIHENNVENMTRDLKLA